From a single Maritimibacter sp. DP1N21-5 genomic region:
- a CDS encoding alpha-hydroxy acid oxidase — MRLAQCHNFHDFRQLAKRRLPGPIFNYIDGGADDEVTLRRNSAAFDTVDLVPHVLRGTPEVDLSVEVMGQKLALPFYLSPTALQRLFHHDGERAVAAAAGKYGTMFGVSSLGTVSLEELRRKHDNPQVYQFYFHKDRGLNRAMMQRAKDAGVNVMMLTVDSMTGGNRERDKRTGFSIPFKLTLGGMAQFAVKPAWGINYVTHEKFALPQLDEHVDMGGGTMSIGRYFTEMLDPTMNWDDLAEMVSDWGGKFCLKGVIHPDDAARAAEAGCDAVILSNHGGRQLDGSIAPFEALEGIVDQVGDRLEVIMDSGIQRGTHIVKALAMGAKAVGIGRGYLFPLAAAGQAGVERMVGLLKDEVERDMRLMGVSKVADLSRDMLRKR, encoded by the coding sequence ATGCGTCTGGCGCAGTGCCACAATTTTCACGATTTCCGGCAGCTCGCCAAGCGCCGCCTGCCGGGACCGATCTTCAACTACATCGACGGCGGCGCGGACGACGAGGTGACGCTCCGGCGCAACTCGGCGGCCTTCGACACCGTCGATCTCGTGCCCCATGTGCTCCGGGGCACGCCCGAGGTCGATCTGTCGGTCGAGGTCATGGGCCAGAAGCTCGCCCTGCCCTTCTACCTCTCGCCCACCGCGCTCCAGCGGCTCTTTCACCATGACGGCGAACGCGCGGTCGCGGCCGCGGCGGGAAAATACGGCACCATGTTCGGCGTGTCGTCGCTTGGCACCGTGAGCCTTGAGGAGCTGCGGCGCAAACACGACAATCCGCAGGTCTATCAGTTCTATTTCCACAAGGACCGGGGCCTCAACCGCGCGATGATGCAGCGGGCCAAGGACGCCGGCGTGAACGTCATGATGCTCACTGTCGACAGCATGACCGGCGGCAATCGCGAGCGTGACAAACGGACGGGGTTCTCGATCCCCTTCAAGCTCACATTGGGCGGCATGGCACAATTCGCGGTGAAGCCGGCCTGGGGGATCAACTACGTCACCCACGAGAAATTCGCGCTGCCCCAGCTTGACGAACATGTCGACATGGGCGGCGGCACCATGTCGATCGGGCGCTATTTTACCGAGATGCTCGATCCCACGATGAACTGGGACGACCTGGCGGAAATGGTCTCGGACTGGGGCGGAAAATTCTGCCTCAAGGGCGTCATCCATCCCGACGATGCAGCCCGCGCAGCCGAGGCCGGCTGTGACGCGGTGATCCTGTCGAACCACGGTGGACGGCAGCTGGACGGGTCCATTGCGCCCTTCGAAGCGCTCGAAGGCATTGTGGATCAGGTGGGCGACAGGCTCGAGGTGATCATGGACTCCGGCATCCAGCGCGGCACCCACATCGTCAAGGCGCTGGCCATGGGAGCGAAAGCCGTTGGGATCGGTCGGGGATACCTCTTTCCCCTCGCCGCGGCCGGGCAGGCCGGGGTTGAACGGATGGTCGGCCTCCTGAAGGACGAGGTCGAACGGGACATGCGCCTGATGGGCGTCTCGAAGGTCGCGGATCTGAGCCGCGACATGCTGCGCAAACGATAA
- a CDS encoding LysR family transcriptional regulator, protein MFDWNDLRHLIAVSRQGSTLSAAKALGVNQSTVHRRLHELERRIGLTLVKRYPAGYQLSEMGEALLDEVMAVEGAVDCLERKIIALKLDLKGRIRLTCPEPTVPRIVATGLLDRFHALYPDLSVEFVTSDRYLDLTKGEADVAFRSGGPVDETLVGRKICDSVWAIYASKSYVQRHGRPGSIPDLSAHALIGFDGIMKSHRVAIWLPSAVPGARIVSRSSSILGVVSSVKAGVGVAPLPTTLGDAEDSLVQVLPPVPELTRSWYLLTPSDLRRSPRIAAFVDCVLDDIPALRQALVG, encoded by the coding sequence ATGTTCGACTGGAACGATCTGCGCCACCTCATTGCCGTTTCGCGACAGGGTAGCACACTGTCCGCTGCGAAGGCGCTTGGCGTTAATCAGTCGACAGTGCATCGCAGGCTTCACGAGCTCGAGCGACGCATCGGGCTCACCCTCGTGAAGAGATATCCGGCGGGATACCAGCTCTCGGAAATGGGCGAGGCGCTTCTCGACGAGGTCATGGCTGTCGAGGGTGCCGTCGATTGTCTGGAGCGCAAGATCATTGCTCTGAAGCTCGATCTCAAGGGACGTATTCGCCTGACCTGCCCGGAGCCGACGGTGCCGCGCATCGTTGCGACGGGCCTGCTCGACCGGTTCCATGCCCTCTATCCCGACCTCTCCGTGGAATTCGTTACCAGCGACCGCTATCTGGATCTGACCAAGGGAGAGGCTGATGTCGCGTTCCGGTCCGGCGGGCCGGTGGACGAGACCCTTGTCGGACGAAAGATCTGCGACTCGGTCTGGGCCATCTATGCCAGCAAGAGCTATGTTCAGCGGCATGGCCGCCCGGGAAGCATCCCGGACCTGTCGGCGCATGCTCTGATCGGCTTCGATGGCATCATGAAGTCGCATCGCGTCGCCATCTGGCTGCCGTCGGCCGTGCCCGGCGCGCGTATCGTCAGCCGCAGTTCAAGTATTCTCGGCGTCGTGTCGTCGGTGAAAGCGGGTGTCGGCGTCGCGCCGCTGCCGACCACATTGGGAGATGCCGAGGACAGTCTGGTTCAGGTCTTGCCGCCGGTCCCGGAGTTGACCCGCAGTTGGTATCTGCTGACGCCATCCGACCTGCGCCGGTCGCCGCGTATCGCGGCCTTTGTCGACTGCGTGCTCGACGACATTCCGGCGCTGCGCCAGGCCCTCGTCGGTTAG
- a CDS encoding exonuclease domain-containing protein gives MTLYPTPEQVLEALLSAPHGRTKDAPEDSRGVYGLVDHFGDLRYIGSTSSAAENLRKRIHARHRTGSETTSHYFSRMYNTGRMWRDRNDPATKADGDVAKRLRNAFIAEYCRAVWVPLPDDADIPGIEQAVLAMAPSECVAWNRRGMFEYDEPRDLVDTIIRSLRFSTAEMDAINRQNDRFHGKLIAPVAPTVPAFPAGAFDFFALDVETANNDRASICQIGIACVRPDRSIETWVTYVDPETTDWSCSFVHGINAATVRGAPRFDDVLPILAKALDGRPVYQHSGFDRSAMTAACSASGITMPEW, from the coding sequence ATGACCCTCTACCCAACCCCCGAACAGGTTCTTGAAGCCTTGCTATCCGCGCCGCATGGCCGCACCAAGGACGCGCCCGAAGATAGCCGCGGCGTCTATGGCCTCGTCGATCACTTTGGCGACTTGCGCTATATCGGCTCGACCAGCTCCGCTGCCGAGAACCTGCGCAAGCGCATCCATGCACGGCACCGCACCGGGTCTGAGACCACCAGTCACTATTTCTCGCGGATGTATAACACCGGCCGGATGTGGCGTGATCGGAATGATCCTGCCACAAAAGCGGACGGAGACGTGGCGAAGCGCCTCCGGAATGCGTTCATCGCCGAATATTGCCGCGCGGTCTGGGTGCCTCTGCCAGATGACGCGGACATCCCCGGAATCGAGCAGGCGGTCCTTGCAATGGCTCCGAGCGAGTGTGTCGCCTGGAACCGGCGTGGCATGTTCGAGTATGATGAGCCACGCGACCTTGTGGACACGATTATCAGGTCCCTGAGGTTCTCGACCGCCGAGATGGACGCGATCAACCGACAGAATGACAGGTTCCATGGCAAGCTCATTGCGCCCGTCGCGCCAACTGTTCCTGCCTTTCCTGCGGGCGCTTTCGACTTCTTCGCGCTGGACGTCGAGACAGCGAACAATGACCGCGCAAGCATCTGCCAGATCGGCATTGCCTGCGTGAGGCCGGATCGGTCCATCGAGACATGGGTGACCTACGTTGATCCTGAGACTACGGACTGGTCATGCTCATTTGTGCACGGGATCAATGCCGCCACAGTTCGGGGCGCACCGCGGTTTGACGATGTGCTCCCGATCCTCGCAAAAGCACTCGATGGACGTCCCGTGTATCAACATTCCGGCTTCGATCGTTCCGCGATGACGGCAGCCTGTTCTGCATCAGGCATCACGATGCCTGAGTGGTAA
- a CDS encoding L-rhamnose isomerase has product MTACRRLEASLDAMFAPEHDKAHLLDAVESKLFGIGVEAMTVDCHEFYICYAIPKGTLLCLDMGHFHPTENIADKHSAVALSVDELLLHVSGPMRWDSDHVVHLDDAIRAMAQELVFGDLLGRTRIGLDFFDATISRTAAWVIGVRNMQ; this is encoded by the coding sequence ATGACGGCATGCCGGCGACTTGAAGCCTCGCTCGACGCGATGTTCGCGCCGGAACACGACAAGGCGCATCTGCTCGATGCCGTGGAATCCAAGCTCTTCGGGATCGGGGTCGAAGCCATGACCGTCGATTGCCACGAGTTCTACATATGCTACGCGATCCCCAAGGGCACGCTCCTGTGCCTCGACATGGGTCACTTCCATCCGACCGAGAACATCGCCGACAAACATTCCGCCGTGGCCCTGTCGGTGGACGAGCTCCTGCTCCATGTCTCGGGACCTATGCGTTGGGATTCCGATCACGTCGTCCATCTGGACGATGCGATCCGCGCCATGGCGCAAGAGCTGGTCTTCGGCGACCTTCTGGGCCGGACCCGCATCGGGCTCGACTTCTTCGACGCTACAATCAGCCGGACGGCCGCCTGGGTCATCGGCGTGCGCAACATGCAATAG
- a CDS encoding cupin domain-containing protein — MHEKSDVVTMTAALTVGVTRTAQDRGMAKLTPLHREMVQGMPLAEDQEIRVLFATLSPGDVTPYHSHRHPVTVYMLEGTFTLDLDGRDPVDIEAGQVFVEPSGINMTGRNTRDVPARMALFYVCEPDEPFADPAGTR; from the coding sequence ATGCACGAAAAATCAGATGTCGTCACCATGACGGCCGCACTGACGGTCGGCGTCACACGCACCGCTCAGGACCGAGGGATGGCAAAGCTCACGCCCCTGCACCGGGAAATGGTGCAAGGGATGCCTCTAGCGGAAGATCAGGAAATCAGGGTCCTGTTTGCCACCCTGTCACCCGGAGATGTCACACCCTACCATTCGCATCGCCATCCCGTGACGGTCTACATGCTCGAAGGCACGTTCACACTCGACCTCGACGGTCGCGATCCGGTTGATATCGAAGCCGGGCAGGTCTTCGTCGAACCTTCGGGCATCAATATGACGGGCCGCAACACGCGTGATGTTCCTGCCCGGATGGCCTTGTTCTATGTCTGCGAACCCGACGAACCCTTCGCCGACCCTGCGGGCACCCGGTGA